A genomic window from Bdellovibrio sp. ArHS includes:
- a CDS encoding R3H domain-containing nucleic acid-binding protein — protein MGFFSKLFGGKSKGANSEVEALIQKTLEGIIEKAQFDLTFELKTEKEEDGGSTLAVEFNGADEEILKDKKGQMLDAFQLFLKRVVQHNFPEDKTNITVDCGGYRDESANALIERAENLKAICIEQGKSVYYRALPPKDRKVVHQYLAKDPRVKSRSLGDGLYKKIKIYPAKGPSQGSADDSAATQD, from the coding sequence ATGGGTTTTTTTAGCAAGCTTTTCGGGGGAAAAAGCAAAGGTGCCAACAGCGAAGTTGAGGCCCTTATTCAAAAGACCTTAGAGGGGATCATCGAGAAAGCACAGTTCGATCTTACTTTCGAGCTTAAAACTGAGAAAGAAGAAGATGGCGGCTCTACGCTGGCTGTAGAATTCAACGGTGCGGACGAGGAAATCCTTAAAGATAAAAAAGGTCAGATGCTAGACGCTTTCCAATTATTCCTTAAGCGCGTCGTTCAACACAATTTCCCAGAGGACAAGACGAACATCACAGTAGATTGTGGTGGCTATCGTGATGAATCTGCAAACGCCTTGATTGAGCGCGCAGAGAACCTGAAGGCTATCTGCATTGAGCAAGGTAAATCCGTATACTATCGTGCTCTTCCGCCGAAAGATCGTAAGGTTGTTCACCAGTATCTTGCCAAAGATCCACGTGTTAAAAGCCGTTCTTTGGGTGATGGCCTTTATAAGAAAATCAAAATTTATCCAGCTAAAGGACCATCTCAAGGTTCTGCGGATGATTCTGCAGCAACACAAGATTAG
- the mnmG gene encoding tRNA uridine-5-carboxymethylaminomethyl(34) synthesis enzyme MnmG — protein sequence MNSKKYDVIVVGAGHAGVEACLASARLGLQTLMVTSNINRIAYMSCNPSIGGLAKGHMVREIDVLGGQMGVAADETTIQYKRLNSSKGPAVRGTRVQNDKHLYSQFQTDALKNQPNLDLLEGEVKRLILEKDLCVGVVLQDGSEIFAKATIITTGTFMNGVMHIGLRQEAGGRVGDKPSIGLSDQLAQFGFEVKRLKTGTPARLHKDSIDWSKTVPQAGDEKIYPFSYRSSNQLKLPQILCYLTRTTEETHEIIRANLDKSPMFCGIIEGVGPRYCPSIEDKITRFAEKNSHQTFLEPEGLNTDLIYLQGISTSLPEDVQDAFLKTIPGLENVKVVRYGYAVEYDYIEPTQIWHRLETRTIRQLFLAGQINGTSGYEEAAAQGFVAGVNAAHSILGREEFILNRDEAYIGVLIDDLVTKGTREPYRMFTSRAEHRLVLREDNTIDRLGAIAEKIGIVSKASLQILTDLQAKRKSLLERLRSEKVYPTKDVQELLATFPTPELTKSLTYEELLRRPEISCSHLEQLNFSVDVDPNVSEPVEIEVKYSGYVKRQMELINQSKRLEEMVLPADLIYADIRGLSNEEKDKLQRVRPRTLGQAQRISGVNPSAVQAIMIHLKGHKKIKEIGLEQQGSTGRSDHILEN from the coding sequence ATGAATTCAAAAAAGTATGATGTGATTGTCGTTGGCGCGGGACACGCGGGCGTTGAAGCTTGCTTGGCATCTGCACGCCTGGGCCTTCAAACTTTGATGGTCACTTCCAATATCAATCGTATTGCTTACATGAGCTGCAATCCTTCCATAGGTGGTTTAGCTAAAGGCCACATGGTTCGAGAAATTGATGTTTTGGGTGGACAGATGGGTGTCGCCGCCGATGAAACTACCATTCAGTATAAACGTTTGAATTCCTCAAAGGGTCCTGCAGTACGTGGCACTCGCGTTCAGAACGACAAACATCTTTATTCCCAGTTTCAAACTGACGCGCTTAAAAATCAGCCGAACTTAGATCTTTTAGAAGGAGAAGTGAAACGTCTTATCCTAGAAAAAGATCTGTGCGTTGGAGTCGTCCTTCAAGATGGATCAGAAATTTTTGCGAAGGCGACGATTATCACCACCGGTACATTCATGAACGGTGTTATGCACATTGGTTTACGTCAGGAAGCCGGCGGTCGAGTGGGCGATAAACCTTCTATCGGACTTTCTGATCAGTTGGCCCAATTCGGTTTCGAAGTGAAGCGTCTAAAAACCGGCACTCCGGCGCGTCTTCATAAAGACAGCATTGACTGGTCGAAGACGGTTCCTCAGGCTGGCGACGAAAAGATATATCCATTTAGTTATAGATCTTCCAATCAGTTGAAGCTTCCGCAGATTCTTTGTTATCTGACCCGGACAACCGAAGAAACACACGAAATTATTCGCGCGAACTTGGATAAATCACCCATGTTCTGCGGGATCATTGAGGGTGTTGGTCCACGTTATTGTCCTTCCATCGAAGACAAGATCACTCGCTTTGCCGAAAAGAACAGTCATCAAACATTCTTGGAGCCGGAAGGTTTGAACACGGACCTTATTTATCTTCAGGGCATTTCCACAAGTCTTCCCGAAGACGTCCAAGATGCCTTTTTGAAAACCATTCCTGGATTAGAGAACGTGAAGGTAGTCCGTTACGGTTATGCGGTGGAGTACGACTATATTGAGCCGACGCAAATTTGGCATCGGCTTGAGACTCGAACAATCCGTCAGCTTTTTCTTGCCGGTCAAATCAACGGAACTTCAGGTTACGAAGAGGCCGCGGCTCAAGGTTTTGTCGCTGGCGTAAACGCCGCCCATAGTATTTTGGGACGTGAAGAGTTTATTTTGAATCGTGATGAAGCCTATATAGGTGTGCTTATTGATGACCTTGTCACCAAAGGCACTCGTGAGCCGTATCGAATGTTTACGTCTCGTGCGGAACATCGTTTAGTTCTTAGGGAAGATAATACTATCGATAGGTTAGGTGCTATTGCTGAAAAGATTGGTATTGTCTCTAAGGCTTCTTTGCAAATCCTGACGGATCTTCAAGCGAAAAGAAAAAGTTTGCTGGAAAGATTGCGTTCCGAAAAGGTTTATCCAACTAAAGACGTCCAAGAATTACTTGCGACCTTTCCCACTCCAGAACTAACAAAGTCTTTAACTTACGAGGAGTTGCTGCGTAGACCCGAGATTTCTTGTTCACACTTAGAACAACTTAATTTCAGCGTCGATGTGGATCCAAATGTTAGTGAACCCGTGGAAATCGAAGTTAAGTACTCAGGATACGTGAAGCGACAGATGGAACTCATCAATCAGTCAAAAAGATTGGAAGAAATGGTTCTTCCTGCGGATCTGATTTACGCAGATATTCGCGGCCTTTCTAACGAAGAGAAAGATAAGTTGCAGCGCGTTAGACCACGTACCTTAGGCCAAGCTCAACGCATAAGTGGTGTCAATCCATCTGCTGTTCAGGCTATAATGATCCATCTAAAAGGTCACAAAAAGATCAAGGAGATTGGGCTTGAACAACAAGGATCAACAGGACGTTCCGACCATATATTGGAGAATTGA
- the yidD gene encoding membrane protein insertion efficiency factor YidD has protein sequence MVWKSFEKISKALLWLFIGAYRTLGTTHLGGSCRFEPSCSAYALEAIQTHHTHKALWLITKRVCKCRPGGPYGYDPVPQKGSIHATKE, from the coding sequence GTGGTTTGGAAGTCCTTCGAAAAAATATCTAAAGCCTTGCTTTGGTTGTTTATCGGGGCTTACCGAACATTAGGGACTACTCATTTGGGTGGTTCTTGTCGCTTTGAACCTAGTTGTTCCGCCTACGCATTAGAAGCTATTCAAACTCATCATACTCATAAAGCTCTGTGGTTAATCACAAAGAGAGTATGTAAATGTCGTCCGGGCGGGCCTTATGGGTACGATCCGGTTCCTCAAAAAGGAAGTATCCATGCAACAAAAGAATGA
- a CDS encoding polymer-forming cytoskeletal protein, translating into MAVAFPPSLQEDLLSGHVTAILDQGTHFEGKLSFEGTVQIGGDFKGEIFTKDTIVINEGAFVTAQIEADTIVISGRVEGNLFARRRVIMHPPAVFKGTVTSPSLRIDEGVVFEGASYMPKS; encoded by the coding sequence ATGGCAGTAGCATTTCCTCCCTCATTACAAGAAGATCTCCTTTCTGGTCATGTGACGGCAATCCTTGACCAGGGGACGCATTTCGAAGGAAAGCTCAGCTTCGAAGGCACCGTGCAAATCGGCGGGGACTTTAAGGGGGAAATCTTTACCAAGGACACCATCGTTATTAATGAAGGTGCCTTTGTAACTGCTCAAATTGAGGCTGATACTATAGTTATTAGCGGCCGGGTTGAGGGAAATCTCTTTGCCCGTCGCAGAGTTATTATGCACCCACCTGCCGTGTTTAAAGGCACGGTGACAAGCCCCAGCTTACGTATTGACGAAGGGGTTGTTTTCGAGGGCGCGTCCTATATGCCTAAGTCTTAG
- the rsmG gene encoding 16S rRNA (guanine(527)-N(7))-methyltransferase RsmG encodes MNNKDQQDVPTIYWRIDEWFPDLSPETRTRLKAYHEELLKFNRTLTLISPKTVFVADAVHFADSILASRTIQRSNPKIDKITDVGSGNGFPGMVFAILYPQIQVTLLDIDQKKCEFLKHLASHLKLSNVTVENKNVESLPENSLQYAMARGFANISRTILSCRKVMQKGGAFYHLKSEEWGIEVGEIPTQLCSIWTPSLVGEYKLPVGAVKFSVVKTDKIA; translated from the coding sequence TTGAACAACAAGGATCAACAGGACGTTCCGACCATATATTGGAGAATTGACGAATGGTTTCCGGATCTAAGTCCTGAGACACGAACTCGACTTAAGGCTTATCACGAAGAGCTTTTGAAATTTAACCGCACACTCACTTTGATTTCTCCAAAAACAGTCTTTGTTGCTGATGCTGTTCATTTTGCTGATTCGATCTTGGCCTCTCGGACTATACAAAGGTCGAATCCCAAAATTGATAAGATCACGGATGTTGGAAGCGGAAACGGATTCCCTGGAATGGTCTTCGCTATCCTGTACCCGCAAATCCAAGTGACACTTCTAGATATTGATCAAAAGAAGTGTGAGTTTCTAAAGCACCTGGCGTCTCACTTAAAACTTTCGAACGTGACGGTTGAAAATAAGAATGTAGAGTCTTTACCTGAGAACAGCCTTCAGTATGCGATGGCTCGAGGTTTTGCAAACATCTCAAGAACCATTCTTTCTTGTCGTAAAGTCATGCAAAAGGGTGGCGCATTCTATCATCTTAAGAGTGAAGAGTGGGGAATTGAAGTCGGTGAGATTCCAACTCAGCTTTGTTCTATTTGGACTCCCTCACTAGTGGGCGAGTACAAGCTTCCGGTGGGAGCAGTTAAGTTTTCAGTCGTTAAAACAGATAAAATCGCTTAA
- the yidC gene encoding membrane protein insertase YidC: protein MQQKNDNPSFFDPKTLIAVAAVAIVYFGWQTYLGKKYPGYNQPKTEQTQADPTTTPSATATPGSAIETKSEVVAAPQAEEQIFTFKTDKVSFSLTNHGMGLKNFTVNNYQDKEKNNIKIGLSDKLAMFEMRWAGDEKPVIFNVVEESPGHYVGTAAMGETTVKRELKFDPVKSSFTNTITVSNPTEDFKKGFSLLIPETVHVKGSSSFFFPSYEHQDFFVVHSGGKHETVNFSNAKENVTQQFQSTSILSVSSQYFASAILDKSEIIPEVKVSSEVANKSALAELVYKPVQLKPEMNFSEIFYAGPKSIDALKAVDPELAQIIDFGFFGFIARPLLYVMKAFHSMVGNWGFAIILLTLLVRLCVLPFNIMSFKSMKAMQRVQPIIQNLREKYKDDPMRLNTEMMAVMKENGANPLGGCLPMLLQIPVFFALYRVIGSSIELYNSPFVGWIHDLSAHDPFYVLPVLMSVFMFIQQKITPSTMDPMQAKIMLFLPVVFSLFMLQLPSGLTLYMVVSTLFGIIQQWLIMRDKSPAPAAAVVAKAKK from the coding sequence ATGCAACAAAAGAATGACAACCCCTCCTTCTTTGATCCTAAAACACTGATTGCTGTAGCCGCTGTAGCTATTGTTTATTTTGGTTGGCAAACTTATCTCGGAAAAAAGTATCCCGGTTACAATCAGCCTAAGACAGAGCAGACTCAAGCTGATCCAACGACAACTCCCTCTGCAACAGCCACTCCCGGCAGCGCTATCGAAACCAAATCAGAAGTCGTAGCTGCACCTCAAGCCGAAGAACAAATCTTTACTTTCAAAACTGACAAAGTCTCTTTCTCTCTGACTAATCACGGTATGGGTTTGAAGAACTTCACTGTGAATAATTACCAGGACAAAGAGAAGAACAACATCAAGATTGGTCTATCTGACAAACTTGCGATGTTCGAAATGCGTTGGGCGGGCGACGAAAAGCCGGTGATCTTCAATGTCGTTGAAGAAAGCCCTGGTCACTATGTCGGAACAGCCGCTATGGGTGAAACTACGGTAAAGCGAGAACTTAAGTTTGATCCCGTGAAGTCTTCGTTCACGAACACGATCACGGTGTCCAATCCAACTGAAGATTTTAAAAAAGGTTTTTCACTATTGATTCCTGAAACGGTTCACGTGAAGGGGTCCTCGTCTTTCTTTTTCCCTTCTTATGAGCACCAGGATTTTTTCGTTGTTCATTCTGGTGGGAAGCATGAAACGGTTAACTTTAGCAATGCGAAAGAAAACGTCACTCAACAATTTCAATCGACTTCAATTCTTTCGGTAAGTTCTCAGTACTTTGCTTCGGCAATTCTTGATAAGTCCGAGATCATTCCTGAAGTAAAAGTGTCTTCGGAAGTAGCAAACAAGTCGGCTTTAGCAGAGTTGGTTTACAAGCCCGTGCAACTTAAACCCGAGATGAATTTCTCTGAGATATTCTATGCCGGTCCGAAATCCATCGATGCTTTGAAGGCTGTCGATCCTGAGCTTGCTCAAATCATCGATTTTGGCTTCTTTGGATTCATTGCCCGTCCACTTCTTTACGTGATGAAGGCATTCCACTCTATGGTGGGTAACTGGGGTTTTGCCATTATCCTTTTAACTTTGTTGGTTCGTCTTTGTGTTCTTCCTTTTAACATCATGTCTTTCAAATCAATGAAAGCGATGCAAAGGGTTCAACCAATTATTCAGAATCTTCGCGAAAAGTATAAAGACGATCCAATGCGTTTGAATACTGAGATGATGGCAGTGATGAAGGAAAATGGTGCCAACCCATTGGGTGGCTGTTTGCCGATGTTGCTGCAAATCCCTGTCTTTTTTGCTCTTTATCGAGTTATCGGTTCCAGCATCGAACTATATAATTCACCGTTCGTCGGCTGGATTCATGATCTAAGTGCGCATGATCCATTCTACGTTTTGCCGGTTTTGATGTCGGTCTTCATGTTTATTCAACAAAAGATCACTCCATCAACAATGGATCCTATGCAGGCAAAAATCATGCTGTTCTTGCCGGTGGTGTTTTCGTTGTTCATGTTGCAACTTCCAAGCGGCTTGACGCTTTATATGGTCGTTTCAACTTTGTTCGGTATCATCCAACAATGGTTAATTATGCGTGATAAATCGCCGGCTCCTGCCGCAGCAGTTGTAGCAAAGGCGAAGAAGTAA
- a CDS encoding AAA family ATPase, with protein MAKTICIANQKGGVGKTTTSVNISSALATLGKRVLLIDMDPQGNASSGLGIKRYESQDANSYHVLIGEKTLSEATQNTANPNLKVSTANPDLVGAEIELVDMPHREYRLKQAIATVADLYDFVIIDCPPSLGLITLNALNAADSFLVPLQCEYYALEGLSQLLNTAGLIKKNLNPQLHIEGIVLTMFDSRNNLSHQVVTEIKNHFGDKVFNAIIPRNVRLSEAPSHGQSIFEYDSKSIGATRYLELAKEVIARSVQKNTSEAVPQTQQNAYEGEVNV; from the coding sequence ATGGCAAAAACGATCTGTATAGCTAACCAAAAGGGTGGCGTAGGCAAGACAACGACGTCTGTTAATATCTCTTCTGCCCTGGCTACTCTTGGTAAAAGAGTTCTTTTGATCGATATGGACCCTCAAGGCAACGCTTCGAGTGGATTGGGTATCAAAAGATACGAAAGCCAAGATGCGAATAGCTACCACGTACTCATCGGTGAAAAAACACTTTCCGAGGCTACTCAAAACACGGCAAATCCAAACTTAAAGGTATCCACGGCTAATCCTGATTTGGTTGGGGCGGAAATTGAACTTGTTGATATGCCGCATCGTGAATATCGCTTAAAACAGGCAATTGCCACAGTCGCTGATCTGTACGACTTTGTTATCATCGACTGCCCACCATCCTTGGGTCTGATTACTCTTAATGCTCTCAATGCGGCGGACAGCTTCTTGGTTCCGCTTCAATGTGAATACTATGCTCTTGAGGGATTGAGTCAGCTTTTGAATACGGCCGGTCTGATCAAAAAGAATTTAAACCCGCAACTTCATATCGAAGGCATCGTGCTAACGATGTTTGATAGCCGTAATAATCTCAGTCACCAGGTTGTGACTGAAATTAAAAACCACTTTGGCGATAAAGTATTTAACGCCATCATTCCTAGAAATGTACGCCTCAGTGAGGCACCAAGCCATGGACAATCCATCTTCGAATACGACAGCAAATCCATCGGCGCGACAAGATATTTGGAGCTAGCAAAAGAAGTGATTGCACGTTCGGTGCAAAAAAACACCTCTGAAGCGGTTCCGCAGACACAACAAAATGCTTACGAAGGGGAAGTAAATGTCTGA
- the atpH gene encoding ATP synthase F1 subunit delta, giving the protein MRTSEVAKSYAKALLAVAKQQGTHSKVFGELKAISEAFKLDAAVKSYFANPMISSDQKVTAVKAALTGKGVSQEVLNTLVLMGEKGRLEALDQVVHAFQEMLDLEEGITRGVVRSAQPLSADAQKEIEQKINKVLNKKIVLTYEQDPKLLGGVVAQVGGWTFDDSIDTHLKKLNEELNRRAN; this is encoded by the coding sequence ATGAGAACTAGTGAAGTAGCAAAAAGTTACGCGAAAGCCCTTTTGGCCGTAGCAAAACAACAAGGCACACACTCAAAGGTGTTTGGTGAATTGAAAGCGATTTCTGAAGCTTTCAAATTGGACGCCGCTGTAAAAAGTTATTTTGCAAACCCGATGATTTCATCCGATCAAAAAGTGACTGCTGTGAAGGCCGCTTTGACTGGTAAAGGTGTTTCTCAAGAAGTCCTAAATACATTGGTATTGATGGGTGAAAAGGGTCGTCTTGAGGCTCTTGATCAAGTCGTTCATGCATTCCAGGAAATGTTGGACCTTGAAGAGGGCATCACTCGTGGTGTGGTTCGTTCTGCTCAGCCTCTGTCAGCTGATGCACAAAAAGAAATCGAACAAAAAATCAATAAAGTTCTTAATAAGAAGATCGTATTGACTTACGAACAAGATCCAAAGCTTTTGGGCGGCGTTGTTGCTCAGGTGGGCGGATGGACTTTTGATGACAGTATCGACACGCACTTAAAAAAATTGAATGAAGAATTAAACAGGAGAGCCAACTAA
- a CDS encoding ATP synthase F0 subunit B, with protein sequence MKLLVSLLIISAPALAIAAGGGHHDGIPSAVMYQAINVAILVAGLIYFTKDGIVTFFSGRKAAYLEAAQKSAFAREQAEKEFVDIKNKLANLDATREESLRKAQAHADDMKKQILDEANEVTKRIRQDAELTAKLEVQRAQNELRAQLLKDSMEAARTVLTKDIGSADQQKLQKDFINHVGV encoded by the coding sequence ATGAAGTTGCTTGTATCACTTTTAATTATTTCAGCGCCTGCACTGGCGATTGCGGCTGGCGGCGGTCACCATGATGGTATTCCATCAGCGGTCATGTACCAGGCGATTAACGTAGCCATTTTGGTTGCCGGTCTTATCTATTTCACTAAAGACGGAATCGTTACTTTCTTCTCTGGAAGAAAAGCGGCCTACCTTGAGGCTGCGCAAAAATCTGCATTTGCTCGCGAGCAAGCGGAAAAAGAATTCGTTGATATCAAAAACAAGTTGGCGAACCTGGATGCGACTCGTGAAGAGTCTCTTCGTAAGGCGCAAGCTCATGCTGATGATATGAAAAAACAAATCTTGGACGAAGCTAATGAAGTTACAAAACGCATTCGTCAAGATGCAGAGTTGACTGCGAAGCTTGAAGTTCAACGCGCACAAAACGAATTGCGTGCTCAACTTTTGAAAGACTCTATGGAAGCGGCCCGCACTGTTTTGACAAAAGACATTGGGTCCGCAGATCAACAAAAACTTCAAAAAGATTTTATCAACCACGTTGGAGTGTAG
- a CDS encoding ATP synthase F0 subunit B, translating to MDIFGQLGINTTAAFQFVLFAIALIFLSKVVFAPYAHALDERQRRTKGGEDLALEYQNKSVELQTEYETKTRDLNSQIKGIVDAAKSQANKDYEVLVAKARSESEQLVQSNRTKITSAVQAATSELKAQTSAVAMAITTKLLK from the coding sequence ATGGACATTTTTGGACAATTAGGTATCAATACCACAGCGGCCTTTCAGTTTGTTCTTTTTGCTATTGCTTTGATCTTTCTGAGCAAAGTCGTGTTCGCGCCTTATGCGCACGCACTCGATGAAAGACAAAGAAGAACAAAAGGGGGAGAAGATCTTGCTCTTGAATATCAAAACAAATCCGTAGAGTTGCAAACAGAGTACGAGACCAAAACTCGTGATCTAAACTCTCAGATTAAAGGCATCGTCGATGCTGCAAAATCTCAAGCTAACAAAGACTACGAAGTTCTTGTTGCTAAAGCTCGTTCTGAATCGGAACAGCTGGTTCAATCCAACCGCACAAAAATCACTTCTGCAGTTCAAGCGGCGACATCTGAGTTGAAAGCTCAAACAAGCGCCGTGGCGATGGCAATCACTACTAAGTTGTTAAAATAA
- the mnmE gene encoding tRNA uridine-5-carboxymethylaminomethyl(34) synthesis GTPase MnmE yields the protein MFRGDRDKDTICAVSTPHGVGGISVIRVSGPDTYSIVSKICSFLPEHPESHKAYFGSLKSVALQNQEAEEIDEVLATYFKHGRSFTGEEVIEISCHGSPVICQSILHQLVLLGARPADRGEFTYRAFMNGKLDLVQAESVLSLIESQSQQAARLALRQLKGSVSQKLEVIEDDMTWVLALAEAGIDFSTEGIQVVEDSVVIARLEKIQKGLEELVATFKVGRLLKDGFRIVLTGLPNVGKSSLLNLFLEDERAIVTDIPGTTRDVIHGDTSYKGVKFTFLDTAGLRESVSDLVEKIGIQKSREATGESDVVFFVFDIEKGLSSEEITILDGLDPQRTYILANKTDRLSGSPDTKSVEQALKNSKFFQKIGDLEGFFKRKVFFVSALDKKVRTQVLDELVKEFADLQMENTVLISNSRHLENLSRALENTKRAKSVVEGGLGEEFLALEFKEALIAIQETLGKRFDDQIMDRVFKEFCIGK from the coding sequence ATGTTTCGTGGGGATCGTGATAAGGACACAATATGTGCGGTCTCCACTCCTCACGGAGTCGGCGGTATCTCTGTCATTCGTGTGAGTGGTCCCGACACTTATTCCATCGTCTCAAAAATCTGTTCTTTTTTGCCTGAACATCCTGAGTCTCATAAAGCTTATTTTGGTAGTTTGAAGAGTGTGGCTCTTCAGAACCAAGAAGCCGAAGAGATTGACGAGGTTTTGGCAACCTATTTTAAACACGGCCGTTCTTTTACTGGCGAAGAAGTCATCGAAATTTCTTGTCATGGAAGCCCGGTAATTTGCCAAAGCATTCTTCATCAATTAGTACTTTTGGGCGCTCGTCCAGCTGATCGGGGAGAGTTCACCTACCGTGCATTTATGAACGGAAAGCTTGATTTGGTACAGGCTGAAAGCGTTCTTTCTTTGATTGAAAGCCAAAGCCAGCAGGCCGCGCGACTTGCGCTTCGTCAGTTAAAAGGCTCTGTTTCCCAAAAGCTGGAAGTCATTGAAGATGATATGACATGGGTTTTGGCCTTAGCCGAAGCCGGCATTGATTTTTCCACCGAAGGCATTCAGGTCGTGGAAGACAGTGTTGTGATCGCACGTCTTGAGAAAATTCAAAAGGGACTGGAAGAATTGGTTGCGACTTTTAAAGTCGGCCGTCTTCTTAAAGATGGGTTTCGTATCGTTCTTACGGGTCTTCCAAACGTCGGCAAATCCAGTCTTTTAAATCTTTTCCTTGAAGACGAACGGGCTATTGTTACGGATATTCCGGGCACAACCCGAGACGTTATTCATGGGGACACCAGCTATAAAGGTGTGAAATTCACTTTTTTGGATACCGCAGGCCTTCGCGAGTCGGTTTCGGACCTCGTTGAAAAGATCGGCATTCAGAAGAGCCGCGAGGCCACAGGCGAATCTGACGTTGTTTTCTTCGTTTTTGATATTGAAAAGGGTTTATCTTCGGAAGAAATCACTATTCTGGATGGTTTGGACCCGCAAAGAACTTATATTTTGGCCAATAAAACAGACCGGTTGTCAGGTTCGCCTGATACTAAAAGTGTCGAACAGGCACTTAAAAACAGTAAATTTTTTCAAAAAATCGGGGACTTAGAAGGCTTCTTCAAAAGAAAAGTGTTCTTTGTGAGCGCTCTTGATAAAAAGGTGCGTACCCAGGTTCTTGATGAACTCGTGAAAGAATTCGCCGATTTGCAGATGGAAAACACGGTTTTGATTTCCAACTCTCGTCATTTGGAAAACCTTTCGCGAGCACTTGAGAACACGAAGCGCGCAAAGAGTGTCGTAGAAGGTGGTTTGGGTGAAGAGTTCCTAGCTTTGGAATTCAAAGAAGCCCTTATTGCGATTCAAGAAACTTTAGGCAAACGCTTTGATGATCAGATCATGGATCGGGTGTTTAAAGAGTTTTGTATCGGGAAGTAA
- a CDS encoding ParB/RepB/Spo0J family partition protein, whose protein sequence is MSDFAVESSNKKKGLGRGLGSLLGGPAPEAPAKAPSVAAPAGAAANSQNVTSSSTPTAPVSSQPATPVAPPVDPESKIWKVGIDKLSPGKYQPRTSFEKEPLQELSQSIKENGILQPIVARRTTSGKLEIVAGERRWRAAQLAGLHEVPVILKNYDDKQALELAIVENIQREDLNPIEEAEGYSRLITEFKLSQQQVAEKVGKDRATVANAVRLLSLSEEIKTMISENTLSVGHAKVLLALPDPKKQLEFAKKVVNEKIAVRKLEKMVQAVVKGAEEKEEPVSFDSNVTQRLIAGLGDELQKIMGTKVNIDYSNSKGKISIHFYSDDELTNLVDRLKEGWQ, encoded by the coding sequence ATGTCTGATTTTGCTGTTGAATCTTCAAACAAAAAGAAGGGATTGGGTCGTGGGCTGGGCTCTTTGCTTGGCGGACCCGCCCCAGAGGCACCTGCAAAAGCTCCTTCTGTAGCAGCTCCGGCTGGCGCGGCTGCGAACTCTCAAAATGTAACTTCATCGTCAACTCCCACTGCTCCCGTGAGCTCTCAACCCGCGACACCCGTCGCCCCTCCCGTAGATCCTGAGAGTAAAATCTGGAAGGTGGGAATTGATAAACTTTCGCCTGGAAAGTATCAACCTCGTACGTCTTTTGAAAAAGAGCCTCTTCAGGAGCTTTCTCAATCTATTAAAGAGAACGGAATTCTTCAGCCTATCGTGGCTCGTCGTACGACATCAGGGAAACTTGAAATTGTCGCCGGTGAACGTCGTTGGCGAGCTGCTCAGCTGGCGGGACTTCATGAAGTTCCAGTAATTCTTAAGAATTACGATGACAAGCAGGCCTTGGAGCTTGCGATTGTTGAGAATATTCAGCGTGAAGACTTGAATCCAATTGAAGAGGCAGAGGGATATTCTCGCTTAATTACTGAGTTTAAACTGTCTCAACAGCAGGTAGCCGAGAAGGTTGGTAAGGATCGGGCGACGGTAGCGAACGCCGTTCGTCTTCTTTCTTTATCTGAAGAGATCAAAACCATGATTTCCGAAAATACGCTTTCAGTCGGTCATGCAAAAGTTCTTTTGGCGTTGCCTGATCCAAAGAAGCAGCTCGAGTTTGCGAAAAAAGTCGTAAATGAAAAAATTGCGGTTCGTAAGCTGGAAAAAATGGTGCAGGCCGTTGTAAAGGGAGCAGAGGAAAAAGAAGAACCTGTTTCCTTTGATTCAAACGTTACGCAGCGCTTGATCGCGGGTCTTGGCGATGAGTTACAAAAGATCATGGGCACAAAAGTGAACATTGATTATTCCAACTCAAAAGGTAAGATTAGTATTCATTTCTATTCAGACGATGAATTAACGAATTTAGTAGATAGGCTTAAAGAAGGATGGCAGTAG